In the Oscarella lobularis chromosome 14, ooOscLobu1.1, whole genome shotgun sequence genome, one interval contains:
- the LOC136195520 gene encoding serine/threonine-protein phosphatase 6 regulatory subunit 3-like gives MFWNFNQQTPSAIDVLLSKDDCTLSQLLDEDDVLQECKGNNVKLIDFLVEPRIMEELITLVTNVDPTADLKTKYKRSNMACNILTSEIEPIINKLISDDYLLAKLWSFIETDERLDSLLASYFSKVVAVLLKQKPAEMLRFMQTRENAVNVLLAHIDTSAIMDLVVVLTSCCENAVLRAEVTAWLNDSRLVPNLIDLIRVDVEEARQGNASQALCDMTRMSRDSPYLRNVAGSDAGTPTTPAIPDVLLQTLEDADTMSHLLDNVLKSTEEKDQPLINGINVLLVLMERQIVPEETAAQLPPMSSLRQTAASGPQSNPPPEVERFAPLSPGVVKIVKAISAELPRVQEMLTRAPTHVEEIESSGGDRIVPLGNARLQLVRLIVALFHTGVDDVQNQFIALNTMQILLDLFFDFELNNFLHMQVEQAVISVIMSGMATAVAGDGDGTGGGGGGGGASPLFASLLTDAQLLQRIVRGSQANDVALKSRRHRLGYMGHLTRIAEHVAQLADSDPSVAAIIDRLPEEERRQWDDFTAGTLSDLRRKNEVNLGGKRPMLASFDESGDSGDDFSATPHGFPPMYESEQQQEYVHYQTQQMSNDFVETFGFDEEEFPSADNTAAAKFDRILFFDFSVPADENPGAGALFEACCQQKIKPYDESDDEEDEDEEGGGGDGDGDGEWEERELTFDGRNDDETTAAAQSNSRRFSDDDDDEDDDDEEGGVHFEWTAGSDLKQVNMEIEVPEWAQEPTDMKNEDFVGSDGGGGWADFSKLSEADQPKEENARGQKYTTELAFEMMNKESSDGPVAQVDSEDDSDDSEERSGDYSFSATVGHAVAVDDKSVEVKAFSIRVEEEEESPLPESEQGLSSAGAENGFDDGDGDGDGDDLPRVHIEEMSHVEIEVDVEEKGDGDGGGGGGGETDSSPAPAAVENSVGADEEDDEEELEDNFVFLSSSGILKGSPPGGGGGSGGGGGDELAEAERSPDDVEKARLEARKAMELYTEATNDDDDANTG, from the exons ATGTTCTGGAACTTCAATCAGCAGACGCCGTCGGCAATCGACGTTCTATTGTCGAAAGACGATTGCACGCTCTCTCAATtgctcgacgaagacgacgtcttgcag GAATGTAAGGGAAACAACGTCAAGTTAATTGACTTCCTCGTCGAACCCCGGATCATGGAGGAATTAATCACCTTGGTAACCAACGTGGACCCCACCGCAGATCTAAAAACGAAATACAAGCGTTCGAACATGGCGTGCAACATCCTCACATCGGAAATCGAACcgataatcaataaattgaTATCGGACGATTATCTCCTCGCCAAACTGTGGTCGTTCATCGAGACGGACGAACGTCTCGATTCCCTTCTCGCGAGCTATTTCAgcaaagtcgtcgccgttcttctCAAGCAAAAGCCCGCCGAAATGCTCCGCTTCATGCAAACGCGcgagaacgccgtcaacGTTCTTCTCGCGCACATCGACACGTCGGCGATCAtggatctcgtcgtcgtgctcACGTCCTGCTGCGAGAACGCCGTTCTGCGCGCCGAAGTCACCGCCTGGCTCAACGACTCGCGTCTCGTTCCCAATCTCATCGATTTAATCCGCGTCGACGTGGAGGAAGCGCGTCAAGGCAACGCTTCCCAAGCGCTCTGCGATATGACGCgaatgtcacgtgatagtcCGTATCTACGCAACGTCGCCGGGTCGGACGCTGGGACTCCAACAACGCCAGCTATCCCGGACGTCCTCTTACAAACTCTAGAGGACGCGGATACGATGAGCCATCTCCTGGACAACGTATTGAAGTCGACGGAGGAGAAAGATCAGCCGCTTATCAACGGAATCAACGTCTTGTTAGTTCTCATGGAACGACAGATCGTTCCCGAGGAGACGGCGGCGCAACTTCCGCCTATGTCCAGTTTGCGGCAAACGGCGGCATCCGGGCCCCAATCGAATCCGCCTCCCGAAGTCGAACGCTTCGCTCCTCTCTCGCCGGGCGTCGTTAAAATCGTTAAGGCGATCAGCGCCGAATTGCCGCGCGTTCAGGAAatgctaacgcgcgcgccgaCGCACGTGGAGGAGATCGAGTCGAGCGGCGGGGATAGAATCGTGCCGCTCGGCAACGCGCGTCTCCAACTCGTTCGGCTCATCGTCGCGCTATTTCACacgggcgtcgacgacgttcaaaatcaattcatCGCCTTGAACACCATGCAAATTCTCCTCGatctcttcttcgatttcgagcTCAACAACTTTCTTCACATGCAAGTCGAACAGGCCGTCATCTCCGTTATTATGTCCGGgatggcgacggcggtggcgggcgacggcgacggcaccggcggcggcggcggcggcggcggcgcgagtCCTCTCTTCGCTTCGCTTCTCACCGACGCTCAACTTCTCCAGCGAATCGTTCGCGGTTCGCaggcgaacgacgtcgcgctcaAATCGCGTCGGCATCGTCTCGGCTACATGGGTCATCTGACGCGAATAGCGGAGCACGTCGCTCAGCTCGCCGATTCCGATCCGTCCGTCGCGGCGATCATCGATCGACTCCCCGAAGAGGAACGTCGCCAGTGGGACGATTTCACCGCGGGAACGCTCTCCGATTTGCGACGGAAAAACGAGGTGAATTTAGGCGGTAAACGACCGATGctggcgtcgttcgacgaatcgggcgacagcggcgacgatttctccGCGACGCCGCACGGATTTCCGCCCATGTACGAGTCGGAACAGCAACAGGAATACGTTCATTATCAAACGCAGCAGATGAGCAATGATTTCGTTGAGACGTTCGGtttcgacgaggaggaatTCCCCAGCGCTGACAatacggcggcggcaaagtTCGATcgtattctttttttcgatttttccgtGCCGGCTGACGAGAATCCGGGCGCGGGGGCGCTGTTCGAAGCGTGCTGTCAGCAGAAAATCAAACCGTATGACGAAAGTGACGatgaggaggacgaggatgaggaaggcggcggcggagacggagacggagacggagaatgggaagaaagagaactgACGTTTGACGGGCGTAATGATGATGAAACGACAGCGGCGGCGCAATCCAACTCGcgacgcttttctgacgatgacgacgatgaggatgacgacgacgaggaaggcGGCGTTCATTTCGAGTGGACGGCGGGCAGCGACTTGAAACAGGTCAACATGGAGATCGAGGTTCCGGAGTGGGCTCAGGAGCCGACCGATATGAAAAACGAGGATTTCGTcggcagcgacggcggcggcggctgggCGGATTTTTCGAAATTGAGCGAAGCCGATCAgccgaaagaagaaaacgcgcgCGGTCAAAAATACACGACGGAATTGGCGTTCGAAATGATGAATAAGGAGAGCAGCGACGGGCCCGTCGCTCAAGTCGACTCGGAAGACGATTCCGACGATTCGGAGGAGAGAAGCGGCGATTACAGCTTCAGCGCCACCGTCGGTcacgccgttgccgtcgacgacaaatcgGTCGAAGTGAAAGCGTTTTCAATTCGagtcgaggaagaggaagagtcGCCGCTACCCGAGAGCGAACAGGGATTGTCGTCGGCGGGAGCGGAGaacggcttcgacgacggcgacggcgacggcgacggcgacgatcttcCTAGGGTTCATATTGAGGAAATGAGTCACGTTGAAATAGAAGTAGatgtagaagaaaaaggcgacggcgacggtggcggaggcggcggggGAGAGACtgactcgtcgccggcgccggcCGCCGTGGAGAACAGCGTCGGCGCTgatgaggaagacgacgaagaagaattggAAGATAACTTCGTATTTTTGTCTAGTAGTGGTATACTGAAGGGTTCTCCccccggcggcggcggcggtagcggcggcggcggcggcgacgagttgGCGGAAGCCGAACGTAGTccagatgacgtcgaaaaggctAGGCTTGAAGCTAGAAAAGCAATGGAATTGTACACTGAAGCTACtaacgatgatgacgatgctAATACAGGGTAG
- the LOC136195499 gene encoding emopamil-binding protein-like gives MELPIDFGVYNRAAYALILSAFQGLIALVVGLALGRRLKSRADRWIIVWLIYNGIVHLTLEAAFVYHSIGTTVAKSSGPLAEIWKEYGLADSRWAHADITVVTLEVLTVVFCGPLCPVLIYAILKDKPYRHYLQIVLCVCELYGGWMTFGPEWLTGSPNLDTSKPLFLWVYLVFFNMLWAVMDVLLLVQSWLETATGKHDKKKKRS, from the exons ATGGAACTGCCAATCGATTTCGGCGTCTACAATCGCGCTGCATATGCGCTTATTCTTAGCGCCTTTCAGGGTCTCatcgcgctcgtcgtcggcttaGCGTTGGGGCGACGTCTCAAGTCACGTGCCGATCGCTGGATCATTGTCTGGCTCATCTACAACGGAATAGTGCACTTGACTCTC GAAGCCGCGTTCGTCTACCATTCGATTGGAACGACCGTTGCCAAGTCGTCCGGTCCTCTGGCTGAAATTT GGAAAGAATATGGATTAGCTGATTCGCGTTGGGCTCATGCCGATATAACTGTGGTCACACTGGAAGTGCTCACTGTTGTTTTCTGCGGTCCTTTATGTCCTGTATTGATCTATGCGATTCTGAAGGACAAGCCATATAG GCATTATCTCCAAATTGTTTTGTGTGTTTGTGAGTTGTATGGCGGTTGGATGACGTTTGGTCCGGAGTGGCTGACGGGAAGTCCAAATCTGGACACGTCCAAACCGTTGTTTTTATGGGTTTatctcgtctttttcaacATGCTGTGGGCCGTGATGGACGTGCTTTTGCTCGTTCAATCGTGGCTCGAAACAGCAACGGGAAAACACgataaaaagaagaagcgatcATAG